ATTTAATTGCTTTTTGATTTTTGCCAAATAATTTTCCAATCAGTAATTTCTTAAACCCATAATGTTTTTATGTAtgaaaaatgaactaaaagCAAAAGGCCCCATCTTAATCAATTGTTTGCAAAAATTAGCTTTATCATACAGTAGTATCTCTGttgcttttcaaaataattattgaaattccGCATAAATTAGGAGtatattagaaattaaaaactttaaaagtaataaaataataataaaataaaaagacatAAAGCAATATATGTGAAAGTAACCTGTGTGGTACTGGACTCATAGCTACCAAAAGGGAGGTCACAAACTAGAAAAGGGCATTTAGCTCCTTTGGCAACAGCTCGACAATGCATGAGCATCTCATCAAGAGTGATGGGTAGAGTGGTGTCATGGCCATGAACCACCATAGCGGCAGAGTCACCTACTAGACATATATCAATCCCAGCCGTGTCAAGATGCACAGCAGAAGGGTAATCATAGGCTGTGACCATGGTTATGGGCTCCCCCTTGCGGTGCTTCTGGCGGAGAGTAGCAAGGGTTGTTCTCTGGTTCGGGTCTTGTGGCTTGGGACCACCGTACACTGCATTCTCTGGCAGGTTGCTCATGCATCTTACAGCAGTTTTTGCGTGGCTGGTCAGAGATTTTCTTACAAGGCTTCTTGttattgaattgaaaaatgCCATCCGAAATGGGTATCTTTTAGAATTTGATGACAATATCCTATGAGGATATGAAGTGCAAGTTATGCAATGAAGTTGTTTGTTCAAATTTCCCTCACTCCCAATTAGTCCAAGGATTTACAATCTGTGGATATTGGGTCATTGgattgtatatattaatattcagAATACTAATCGGGAACAAAGGTTTGCACACAACATTAAAGTGGGATCTCCTTATAAAAATCCAATTATATGCTTGGTTATAACCCTTACAACAGGAGAAATTGAAAACATGCACAAAGCACATAGGTTCAGATGTATTTGTAGATACAAAGTATGAAGAATGCTTTTAGTTTTATCACCATTCTATCCCAACAACAAACTATCCATGTCCAAAAATGGATGCTTTAATTAAATATCCAGTATGTATaacttaaaatttttcatttgtgATGCTATTTAACATGTATGGAGCTGTCTGTTGCTTCTTAGGGATAACGTTCATGTTACTACTAAATTAAGGAACCCTTCTCAAGGCTTGAGTTTAGTTGCAAGAAGTTCAATCTTGATAACACCCATGAAGTATATGGACAGCAAAGTTGAATCATTGGAAGTTTGATATTAGTGCCAGTTTGCTATgaaatttcctatccttttttttttggatttttgtggAAGCTCAGGCTTTTCAGCTTATCTAATGCTAATTGTAGTACTAAGCAAATTAAAACTAATCTTTGAAATCAACAAATACATTAATGGATCGACATAGGACAATCAGGACATAAGAATGAATGCCAGCACACCTTGAGATGATTCAAATAGCATCAATACTTACAGGGTTGTTCCAAAACTGAATAAGGTATTTTAACAAGCACATTGATGAGAACAATAATTCTGAGAAGAATACAAAAAGAgatatatttatacaaatagTCCTAGTCAAATCAATCAGCAATGATAAAAGTTGATTTACAATACTACTGAGAGAGTGTAGGAATTCAAAACATTAAACATTTTTAACACAAATGCACAACCAACAATCCAACATTTCAACCtcaacatttaaatttatcaacttaattttgaaaaatcaagacATTACACATCAACAATAGACAACACTAcaacacaaaattttaaaatatatatactataaatgcATTACCTTGAaggatgaagaaatgaagacTGATTCAAGGATTTCCGTCTCCGACTCTCCACCTCAGTGCCTCTCCGTATTCCGGTCTCCGCGACTAAGCAGCAGCGATGAGCCAAGGAAGAATTGAAAGGGATCGTCGCTCGATGAGAGGATTCTGCCTTATGATggcaaaatgaagaaaccagGAAACTGGAAAGGATTCAGGAATCATGGTGGGATTATATAAACATGAAACCTTTCAAAATCAATATTACCCCATTTGTAGTCTTCTATTCATTATTCAATGGGTTATATTTGGAATGTACGAATGAATGTACGGTGTATCAAAATAGGGAAAAACTAGGTGTACCAAAATAGGGAAAAACTTCAAAATAGAATTATGATACAAATTTATACTTCtatatttattgataaaaaagAATTCTCTATTTTAACTTTTCGCCCAAAAATAATTCTAAAGGTTTGcgcaatattataaaatatggtaatataattcactgaaaatgaaaaaagaaactgaattcactgattaatactaataatatcaataaaaaaaacttagtaaaatatgaaaaaaaaaatccttaatttattgaaaatggaaaagaaaacggaagattgtgccaaaaaaaaaagtgcaataaggataaaaaatgaaaatcctacaaaaaaattaattaatgataataataagaatatgtaattaacttaataataataataataataataataacaacaacaacaacaaaccgGAATTCAAGCAGTCATAATGTTCAgaaaaatttctaattaaatataatgtatatgaaTATAAGGAAGAttgtgaagaagaaaaaaaacagaattggtaattcataattttgaataaaatacaggtgttatttgactattaaaattgcaCTATGAATATTCTCAAAAGCAAAGAACAAGTCtaccattaaatattttttaatcttcTCTGCTATTTCTCATATTTCTTCTTATTGTTTAGTAATAAAGTATGTTTTCGTTTTTGCCCCCGACTTATCCCTCAGGACGAGAAAAAGCTCTATAAAGCTCCAAttgatgcgttgttatttgtacATGGAATATCAACATTCTGCGGTCAACCAACAAGCATTTAAGTGATTATTCCATGACTCCCAGGTGCATATATTGATTCATGCATTATTGTATTTTAAGGTTGTCTTATTATATGGTCAATCAAATTTGGACAAAATTCTGTTATCTTtacaccaaattaaattaaggtTGCTTAATTTTAGTCATTGTCATTTTCATCgagtatgaatatttttttatcacCAGATTTGAGTTTGAGCACACCACATCAAGCCAGATCGAGGAGGTTTGCACATCACACGTTTTCTTTAATCCTTGCAGATTTTTGTTTGCATGAAGCCATTATGATGATTACTTTTGAAAGCTTAGAAACACGATCGAAACatgcactacaaaaaaaaaaaaaaaaaaaaaaaaaagtgtttttagcgacggacaaaatccgtcgctaaaagaGTAAAATCTGTCGCTAAAGAGTTTTGCGACGGAATCTGTCCGTCGCAAAAACGCTCCTACTAGAATATTTAGGGGCCGTTTGGTTCGGGTCAtctgagattacctaggtaatctgagtctggtaatgttatattaccttgtttgtttcaagttatgagattacctagtaatgttatattaccccaaagctgatgtggcggtaatgtgattacccccgtttttttaggtaacctaagattaccttggattattccaactttgcccttgttaactaatccttatataataataataatgataataataataataaataattctaacacaataacatatataaaataaatatatgtttatataatcaaatatacatgtgtgtacatttatatatttatttttttaatattaagcatcaatacattcatacatataaataaataaaaatacacacaataaaggcacacaaataaataaataaataaataaatatatatatatatatatatatatataaggacattatataaccaaacaaattaatattatatttcacaatccaaaccaaacacatcaggtaatcttacattcccaaaatctTACATTACCTCcctggaggtaatcctattacctgtTGTAATCcaacattccgtgaaccaaacgccccctatcatatttaattaatgacGGAAATtagaatccgtcgctaaacctagcgacggattcaaattTCGTCACTAGATTTTAGTTAACAAAATTTGCAACCCGCTTCATTAATtttctagcgacggatttaaattccgtcgctagattcaatttttaaaaaaaattgcaaaccCGCTACGTTAATTttctagcgacggaattttgaatccgtcgctagattttgCAACGGATTTAAAATTCCGTcgttaaatttttagtttaaaatttttttaaagttcagttcaaaatctagcgacggaattttgAATCCATTTGACAATGTAGTCTTGAGATTGAGGCACTTCTGAGACAACATACTATCTTCCCTTCGTCagtttctattttatttatgtgaTGGGTTGGTGATTAATaaaagagtaaatacccaaaatggtccctcgactatagctaaattcacaaattggtcctcgacttatgattttaaccaataacatccTTGACTTtacaatttttacctaatttagtcctccgcTAATGAGCCCGTCAAATGGCCGTGAAACACATGGATAGTCTAGTAATTTCACAAACCTTGCTTAGCCTTTTTAAAATCTCCATTGACATTGGGAGCAGCTTCGTATCTGGTCCTCTTTTTGGTGTACATGGCTTCAGAGAGCACAGATCGAGACCGGGACGAATCCTGCAAGCTCAGcaacaaaattcaaatatacCGAAGAAAAGGTGGCGAAGATTCAGGAGCCGGTGGTGAAATATGACCTCCGACGTTAGTGTTCAGCCCTCATCCTCATCCCGTACCCTTCAGCCCTCAGCCGGGAGCCATCTCCGTCGCCCTCATCCCGTACCCCTCGTTAGTGTTCAGCCCGCATTACCATTGCCAAAGATGCAGATCCGTGCAATTCTTCAAAGCCAAATCCTCGTTGAACATCGACGGCAAGTCGTAAACATAAACCCTACCGTACTTGCACCTTTCTCCTTCGTCCTTGGGCGGCTGAGCCACGGCGGGTGGAAGCGTAATCGTTTGAGGGGGGGGGCATGGAGCTGAACCTGGGCATGAGAGGAGAAAGAGAGCGGCGAATTCCGAGTAAAGAAAACGACAAGACGCTGGATAAAGAGAAACGTAGAAAGAATCCAAAAACGTGGATGAACAGCGATTTGGGATTGAAAAGAATTGTAGGAGTTCCTGAAGAAGTGATAGGAGGATTTGGGTTTTGGCGAGGGAGAATGCAGGGAGCAAGTGAAATTACCACGCTGTCCTTCGAATTCACGGTCAACAAACAGTAAAACTAACGGaagactaaattaggtaaaaattgcaaagtcaaggatgttattggttaaaatcataagtcgatgaccaatttgtgaatttagctatagtcgagggactattttgggtatttactcttaaTAAAATTTGGTGTGAGAATATTCTTTTTGATGTGATATTTGGTATTTTGGTGTGAAATGAGTTGGAGATGGCCTTACACAAATgaacaaatttcacttttagtcatcgactattgtgacattgccacatttagtcatattcttttaattttgctatATTACACCCatgactttgagcaactttcacttttagtcttcaactattatggcattgtcatatttagttatattcttttaatttttccataTTATATCCatgactttgaacaactttcacttttagtcctcgattattgagcaaaattaaaagaataggactaaatatgacaatgtcacaatagtcaatgactaaaagtagaaGTTACTCAAactcatggatgtaatatgacaaaattaataaaataggactaaatgtggcaatcccacaatagtcgaggactaaaattagaagttgttcaaagtcaggaatataatatggcaaaattaaaggaatatgactaaatgtggcaatgccacaatagtcaatgactaaaagtgaaatttatccTAAATTAATAGAGTTATTTTACAGAGAATTAATGGTGGAAATCAAATGAAAGTCAGTGatgtaatatgaaaaaaattaaaagaatatgactaaatgtgaaaatgtcacaatagttgatgactaaaagTAGAATTTGCTTAAAGTCAGAAATGTAATATGACAAACTTAAAAGAATATGattaaatgtggcaatgccacaatagtcgaaCAATAAAGTGAAAGTTGCTCAAAGTTAGGAATGTaatatgtcaaaattaaaagaatatgactaaatgtgacaatgcaaCAATAATgtatgactaaaaatgaaatttgctctaattataaactatactcaaattttctttttctttctttctttctttttttttttttttttttttttgtaattgatATAGTACCAAAAGATTTTATTAATGATATGATAAATGTCAATGGTCCTGAACAAGTAATGCAAATGGGCGTTTAAAACGTTTTCGAAGTAATATAagatttttcttaattttgtggTTCCAATAATGAATAGACAATTTTGTACTTCAATATGAAatctctaatattttttttttaatttcagcaATTAATAAGTGAAGCCTATGGttatacaaaaattttaattaaggtGCTAATATTCACGATCCGAACTTGTGATGTCGGAAATAAAAAGGAAGaagacaataaaaaaaaaattatgatatttgTCTAGTTATCCCTTCtcatattattatactaatgCTATAAATATCTAATAAATATAACCCACATGAGGAGAAATTAGCATTATTCCACTTGCCAACCACTAATTACGTTTCATACTCAACCAATATAATGCTTTAGCAAGCATTCTATAAGACACCCACCTCGAAGCAAGAATTGTCTCCCAAATGTTTTACACAACATTGAATTGAGTACGTCTAGAGTTTTAATTTGCCTGACAAACCTTATCTACTGGAGCTAGAACCTTAGCTCCTCCTacccgcaaattatattgtggaccatggtccacaatgcattgtagaaCATGATCATAGCCGatactgtagttatgttgaaaggatattacagttgtgttgaaaagatactgcagttgtgttgaaaggaaactgcaattgcacagaacagagaccgttcatccgttcaacacaactgcagtatcatttcaacacaactgcagtatccgttcaacacaactgcacttccagatggatgacacggcatctgttccgcgcaactgcagttccttttcaacacaactgcagtatcctttcaacgcaactgcagtatcaattcaacacaactgcagtatcaaccatgacccatggtccacggtataacgattgccTTCTACCCCCTCCtctcctcaaaaaaaaaaaaaaaaaaaaaaaaaaaaaaaaaaaaaaaaaaaaaNtatcaaccatgacccatggtccacggtataacgattgccTTCTACCCCCTCCtctcctcaaaaaaaaaaaaaaaaacaaaaaacaaaaaacaaaacaaaaaaaaactcaagaGGCGACAGTACGAGAGTTCGAAtttcactaaaaatatatatggaaaaaaGGCTCAAAGATATTGGAAGGTCTGAATTACATATATAGTACGCACATAAAGACTAGGATCTAACTGATTGGCTAATTGCGCGACTCGTAATTTACCTCCGCAATGACTTTAGTGACGAAATTTATGGGCTTAGAATTAGTCCGACGAAACTATAATCACCTAAGTTTTTTTTAAGTCTCATTTTGTGACTTCCACATTCATATCCTAAAACATGTATACAAATTCACCTATCATAAATCGAGTACAGTTCTCCCTACCTATAAAGTTAAATTCAAACAATCTATAACTATAACATAAGTGTTGCCAAACTGTCAAAGAGTGTACTTCCGTCGGTCCATACCTATATAAATGCAAttcattatataaataaatatataaaaattaaaaatattactataaatatataattttatttaaatttattatgattAGTTTATTTAGAAAGAATTATTtgttaatcaaaatttattgtACGTTGTaatatatgttgtatttccAATATCAAATGGGATTAacatgccaaggaccttgtagtccagtggcatcaaaccatTCCCTTTAtagggaggtggtgggtttgagtctcagtggaggcgatactgactgcattgtaatagagttagtagtattcaaaaaaaaaatgggattaACATTAATATCAAATGGCATGTTTCagttttcttaatatttttagAAGGACACTTGAACTTATCATTTTAGGTCAAATTAGTCTAATTTACCGGTAACAAACAGGTTACCGGTAAAAATATAGATGTTGACCACCGTTAACCACGACTAATCACGGTTCAccaccgtaaaaaaaaaaaaacaaacaatttccGGTTATCATATCCACCGGAGAAGACGACGTCTCCAACGACTGTCAGCGAACAGATCTGTGGGCAAAGGAATTTTGATTATTGCAGTTGAAATACACCTGGTAAGTTTAGAAGCTCTCTTAATGGTGAAATCAAGATAGTACTGCAACTCCAGCTCAAACATCGACTACCAAAAagtcaaaatataaaaagtaaaacatCCCAACTCAAAAACAAGAGAAAATGGACCAAATTATGCATAGGAGATGTGAGAGCGCGGGCATTCATAGAGGGAGATAGACATAAGGCACCTTGTGGCAGCGATTGCAGGTGAAGCGCACGAAATCAATCTGCCGACAATCGTCGACGGAGCAATGCTTTCCCAGATTTGGAAATGCCGGTGTCCCCATAATCTATCCATccgggaaaaaaaattcaattcttCTGAAATATATGTGGAATCGAACCACCTGGATGAGAGAAAAAAATCTGTGCAAAATCCAAGTCGTTATATTATCTGAATTCGCTCGGATACGAGAGACAATTGGGGATTTCGAATTCCGCCTTCCAGAAAATATGAGAGAGACCGGCGGAATCCGACCACTTCTGAAACATCGTAATTTTCAGTCAACTCGTCGTATAAAAAGCCTTCTCCCGccacttgattttttttttatttaaacttttgATGGTCGCCGGAATTTTTTCGCCGGAATGTCGTCGGATTCTTAAATGACCGGTTATTTCAGGTCAATAACCTGCTGTTGGGTTTAGACGCCCCCAAATAATAAGTTCgagtgtttaattgcacttttttgaagttcaagggcctaattgcacttttgagtaaagttgaagggtctatttgacctttttccctttttagaatgagtaaattgcacttttggtcctctgactatagcacctctattaatttcaacacttgactttaaaaCTTAACAAATTAGTCCActaactatgcattttttaacacatttggtcCTCCCGGTCAAATCACCGACCAAATTATTGCCggaaaattgtaattcattttgatttgtttaataAGGGCCATTTTGGTCTTTTACTCCTatgttcttcttctcccttGGGTCTCTTCTACGCCGGAACGATGATGGGTTTGTCATCCAGAGGAGGCGTCGGCGGGTGGGCCCTCCGGTGGCTGTTGCTCCTCCGCCGGCCGTTCACTCCACTGCTCCCGGCGTTACCCATCAGATCAAAATCCTTAATCCCCCCTTGTTTCCTGTATACAAATTCAAAGAAAAGCAAAACCCACACCGAATATGATGAGGAAGATGGGATTGGATTGCGGATAATGGAATTGCGTAAAACTCCATCATTGAttcttgttttaaaaaattagctaTCCATAACACAGTTTGGGGGATAATTAGTCATTGCAAAGTCCAAAGCCCTTATTGCAGACCCATAACACAGTTTCTTCTTATTCATGATAATAATCATCAGCTCTACTCCTTCATACTTCACAAATCTTTCTTTGTTCTCCAATGGCATCAACAAAGAGTAGTTTTGAGATGATGACGCCCACTCATTTCTTTGCCCGATTTCCCTGGACTTGATGAAAGATCCGGTTTGTTTGGGCGTTCGACTTCTACTGGTTTGTTTTGGTCATTAGCTAATTCTTGAAGTGTGTCCGTGGTCTTCCATGGATTCCGGCGCAcaggagaagaaaagagaagaataAAAGAGAGCAAATGACCATTATGCCCTCACTAAATGGTAATCGGAAAGGGGTTACAATTTTCCGGCCTAATTTGGCATctgatttggccggaaggaccaaattcgttaaaaaaaagcatagttaaaggatcaattcgttacttttaaaagtcaagTGTTAAAATTAATAGAGGTgctatagtcagaggaccaaaagtgcaatttactcttttTAGAATTGATTACatgtgaattatatatattagtagtAGTGGCAAAACCCTTACTCTGTCTGTGCATGGATGAGGTAAATTGCGAGTTGCCTAAGCTAAGCAATCTTCTAGTCAGTTCAAGTACTCCACTATGCACACAAAGAAATCAATCTCCACACTTcggtcaataataataataatttaactaTATTGGAAGGTCACATATGGTATTAActcacaacaacaacaacaatagtaataataataataataataataataataataataataataataataataataataataataataagaaaaaaaaaaaagtgtgcacggtaaaaaagaaagcaaagacAGGAGCGCTCAAAAGGATTTGAAGCGGAGACCTCTTGAACTGCAGTTCTTTATTCTTTCATTGGAGAAGTTTGAATTGGACTTCTCTAAAATTGTACATAAAGTTGGAAAATGGAGATGAATTAGGCAAATGGATAAATAATTTTAGTAAAtaagtttttcattttccattcttccacttcttttttctgtttttgttttttcaaaaaatccttcattttatattttggtaAACAACAAAGGCCTCACTATTCCTGAGCAAAATAGTATCCTTTCAATAGTTAATCAATAAAATTTcttaatcaataataaaaatgtcatgCCAATCataaaagcaaaagtaaaaaaGTCAATATTAGTACTCCTCCAACTATAAACTTCCCCCCACTATAAAATCCCTATCATCATATCACCCAAAACACCACACAAACACATACACAACAAAGAAACCTTGAAGATCAGATGACTATGAGAAAGGGGTCTATGACGACACTAGTTGTCGTGTTCATAATGGTGACGGCCATGCTGGAGCTGAGCATGGCTCAGGAGACGTGCGACGTGAGCGATCTGAGCCCATGCGGGCCGGCGGTCATGATTCGGTCGGACCCGACAACTGAATGTTGCAGTATTCTGAAGGAGCTGAGGCCCAAGTGCTTTTGCGAGTACCTTAAAAATCCCGTCTATCAAATGTATGAGCATAATGCTAGACAAGTTTTTAAGGATTGTGGTTTGCATGCTCCTACctgt
This region of Ipomoea triloba cultivar NCNSP0323 chromosome 15, ASM357664v1 genomic DNA includes:
- the LOC116005629 gene encoding non-specific lipid-transfer protein 2P-like; this translates as MTTLVVVFIMVTAMLELSMAQETCDVSDLSPCGPAVMIRSDPTTECCSILKELRPKCFCEYLKNPVYQMYEHNARQVFKDCGLHAPTC